The following are encoded in a window of Bdellovibrio svalbardensis genomic DNA:
- a CDS encoding NAD+ synthase, whose protein sequence is MRIALAQVNPTLADFKFNKEKILEFIHQAQQRKCELVVFPECTLFGYHPFDLLERSELLKKQEAEFKDLVKRIPKDMGVIIGLITRNPEKKGRPYFNSAAFLVKGQKPRFFNKQLLPTGDVFDEARFIEPGDMSKNYFKFKGKKFFLTICEDIWAWPDTKGCSPYKVNPLAKVKKQKIDMVLNLSASPYFIGKMKLREYVASKTAAYFGAPIMYANLVGAQDEIIFDGASFVMDKKGKKILNCLPFEEDINVIDIDTMEVWNKTAKIETAEELRRALVLGLRDFCQKTGLKKVHLGLSGGIDSAVVAALAVDALGPANVAGIGLPGPFNSPESLALAHELAKNLGIDFKIVEIGSMYDEVVKTLAKGISLEGFSLVNENLQARLRGLSLMAYSNKENSMLLTTGNKSEYATGYSTMYGDMCGGLAPIGDLTKAQVYALARHYNKEDELIPVEIIERAPSAELRPDQKDQDSLPPYEDLDKSVAYLVEKNGVAKTATDKWLLPILMRTEFKRWQAPPILKVSGHSFGRGRRYPIAHRAKE, encoded by the coding sequence ATGAGAATTGCATTAGCACAAGTAAACCCAACACTTGCAGACTTTAAGTTCAATAAAGAAAAAATCTTAGAATTTATTCATCAAGCACAGCAACGAAAGTGTGAGCTCGTGGTTTTCCCAGAGTGCACACTTTTCGGGTACCATCCGTTCGATCTTCTTGAGCGTTCAGAGCTTCTTAAAAAGCAAGAAGCTGAGTTTAAAGACCTCGTAAAAAGAATTCCCAAAGACATGGGCGTGATCATTGGTTTGATCACCCGCAATCCGGAAAAAAAGGGTCGTCCCTATTTTAATTCCGCAGCTTTTCTGGTTAAAGGGCAAAAGCCCCGCTTCTTTAACAAACAACTTCTTCCGACTGGCGATGTCTTCGATGAGGCGCGCTTTATCGAACCGGGAGATATGTCTAAAAACTATTTCAAATTCAAAGGCAAAAAGTTTTTCCTTACGATCTGTGAGGATATCTGGGCGTGGCCCGACACGAAGGGATGTTCTCCTTACAAAGTAAATCCCTTGGCGAAGGTGAAGAAGCAAAAGATCGATATGGTTTTGAACCTTAGCGCCTCCCCGTATTTTATCGGGAAGATGAAGCTTCGCGAGTATGTGGCTTCTAAAACTGCCGCTTATTTTGGAGCGCCGATCATGTATGCAAACTTGGTAGGTGCCCAGGATGAGATCATCTTTGATGGTGCAAGCTTCGTGATGGATAAAAAGGGCAAAAAGATTTTAAACTGTCTTCCCTTTGAAGAAGATATCAATGTGATTGATATCGACACGATGGAAGTTTGGAACAAAACCGCGAAAATCGAGACAGCCGAAGAGCTTCGTCGCGCTTTAGTGCTGGGTCTTCGTGATTTCTGTCAAAAGACGGGATTGAAGAAGGTTCATCTTGGTTTGAGTGGAGGCATCGATTCAGCTGTGGTGGCGGCCTTGGCGGTGGATGCTTTGGGTCCGGCTAACGTTGCGGGAATTGGCTTGCCTGGCCCGTTTAATTCGCCAGAAAGCCTGGCGTTGGCGCATGAACTAGCGAAGAACTTAGGAATTGATTTTAAGATCGTTGAAATCGGTTCAATGTATGATGAGGTCGTAAAGACTTTGGCCAAAGGCATTTCGTTGGAAGGCTTTAGCCTGGTGAACGAAAACCTTCAGGCGCGACTTCGTGGGCTGTCTTTGATGGCTTACTCGAACAAAGAAAACAGCATGCTTTTGACGACGGGTAATAAGAGCGAATATGCCACCGGTTACTCGACAATGTACGGAGACATGTGTGGCGGTTTGGCGCCGATTGGTGATCTTACGAAAGCGCAGGTATATGCCTTGGCTCGCCACTACAACAAGGAAGATGAGCTGATTCCGGTTGAGATCATTGAAAGAGCTCCCTCTGCAGAACTTCGTCCGGATCAAAAAGATCAGGACTCTTTGCCTCCATATGAAGACTTGGATAAATCTGTGGCTTATCTTGTGGAAAAAAATGGAGTTGCCAAAACCGCGACGGATAAATGGCTTTTGCCTATTCTTATGCGAACAGAATTTAAACGTTGGCAAGCTCCTCCTATCTTGAAAGTTTCCGGGCACTCCTTCGGGCGTGGTCGTAGATATCCGATTGCTCACAGGGCAAAAGAGTAA
- a CDS encoding S8 family serine peptidase — translation MRAFLILISLIGTAFHSHASEITEKITYFPETKLLQEVKRFEGSKLIELMSYSLEQKIAFHEKYAYPKDNQKLVTTVSPYQPCEGQIVGQSLFSTESDSEVLLKKWNYDKGDCRLLYVDYFSPENSQIILKKETYTTEQRLQEVTTFTWDSAGENVTSFRTVDTHGRLIKSYQPYKKFDLNFVYANYPEAERARRISLHNKSDRLLIGVIDSGFDYGHTELAFKFWNNPKESFDGRDDDGNHWIDDVFGWDQTSQTGLPSESGSSLAKDRLPMSHGTHVAHIATRDLDEVAIFGFAGDFTNVEYINQISTFLRSHPVRVINMSFSLPLDKGGDMGLRKSAKALEKMIQENPQVLFVVASGNDGKNIVEYKNRQFPASFHYENLITVGALDDLTLGLKRASYSNFGEGTVEIYAPGTKISAASIGGGLISHTGTSMAAPYVVHVAAEALLLKPELQPAQLKALILESAQQVSDEVLGSIKAVDVEALKRKLK, via the coding sequence ATGCGCGCATTTTTAATTTTGATTTCTTTGATTGGAACAGCCTTTCATTCTCATGCCTCCGAGATCACTGAAAAAATCACCTATTTTCCGGAAACCAAGTTACTTCAGGAAGTGAAGCGATTTGAGGGCTCTAAACTGATCGAGTTGATGTCATATTCACTTGAGCAAAAGATCGCATTCCATGAAAAATACGCTTACCCAAAAGACAATCAAAAACTTGTTACTACGGTATCGCCTTATCAGCCCTGTGAAGGGCAAATTGTTGGGCAAAGTCTTTTCAGTACAGAGTCAGATTCAGAGGTTTTGCTAAAAAAGTGGAACTACGACAAGGGCGATTGTCGTTTGCTTTATGTCGATTATTTTTCGCCTGAAAATTCCCAGATTATTTTGAAAAAAGAAACTTATACTACGGAGCAACGTCTGCAAGAAGTGACGACATTCACTTGGGATTCGGCAGGGGAAAATGTGACTTCATTTAGAACCGTCGATACTCATGGGCGTCTAATTAAAAGCTACCAACCCTATAAGAAGTTCGACTTAAATTTCGTTTATGCCAACTATCCTGAAGCGGAGAGAGCACGACGCATTTCATTGCATAACAAGTCGGATCGCTTGCTTATTGGAGTGATCGATTCTGGCTTTGACTATGGGCACACAGAGTTGGCGTTTAAATTTTGGAACAATCCCAAAGAGAGTTTCGACGGTCGTGATGATGACGGCAATCATTGGATTGATGATGTCTTTGGCTGGGATCAAACTTCACAAACTGGATTGCCAAGTGAAAGTGGAAGTTCTTTGGCTAAAGACCGACTACCAATGTCTCACGGTACTCACGTTGCTCATATTGCGACGAGAGATCTTGATGAAGTCGCTATTTTTGGCTTCGCTGGAGACTTTACAAATGTAGAGTATATTAATCAAATTTCTACCTTCTTGCGATCGCATCCTGTTCGCGTGATCAATATGAGCTTTTCGCTTCCGTTGGACAAGGGTGGGGACATGGGCTTGCGCAAATCTGCTAAGGCTCTTGAAAAGATGATTCAAGAAAATCCGCAGGTGCTTTTCGTGGTGGCCTCTGGCAATGACGGGAAGAATATTGTTGAGTATAAAAATCGACAGTTTCCGGCTTCTTTTCACTATGAAAATTTAATAACAGTCGGGGCGTTGGATGATCTTACGTTGGGGCTTAAGCGCGCCAGCTATAGTAACTTTGGTGAGGGCACTGTGGAAATCTATGCGCCGGGAACCAAGATATCAGCAGCAAGCATTGGTGGTGGACTGATTTCCCATACGGGGACTTCGATGGCGGCGCCTTATGTTGTGCACGTGGCCGCAGAGGCCTTGCTTTTGAAACCAGAACTTCAGCCTGCGCAACTCAAAGCTTTGATTCTAGAAAGTGCACAACAAGTTTCTGATGAAGTACTGGGCTCTATAAAAGCAGTTGATGTTGAAGCGTTGAAACGCAAACTAAAATAG
- a CDS encoding 3'-5' exonuclease produces the protein MRFIAFDFETTGTVPGVDQIIEIGAVRFINGQPDAVFATFVDPLRPIPPGASNVNKIYDHMVKGAPTIDTLLASFAEFCGDDIMVAHNAPFDAQFLTADVKKHESPAPKGIVIDSLPIARKVFPGLPNYKLGTLVQHLKIPTAEFHRAEADATYLGHMFSQMMKRISIGGQAPQVSNLVALTGKPELRFPQIIRQPKQMDFFGGL, from the coding sequence ATGAGATTCATAGCTTTTGACTTCGAAACTACCGGCACAGTTCCTGGCGTTGACCAAATTATTGAAATTGGAGCGGTTCGCTTCATCAACGGTCAGCCTGACGCTGTTTTTGCAACTTTTGTTGATCCTCTTCGTCCTATTCCGCCGGGCGCTTCTAACGTCAATAAAATCTATGACCACATGGTTAAAGGCGCACCGACGATCGACACTTTGTTGGCCTCATTTGCAGAATTCTGCGGTGATGACATCATGGTTGCGCACAATGCTCCTTTCGATGCTCAGTTCCTTACCGCAGACGTTAAGAAGCACGAATCACCAGCGCCAAAAGGGATCGTGATCGACTCCCTTCCTATCGCAAGAAAAGTCTTCCCAGGTCTTCCGAACTACAAGCTAGGAACTTTGGTTCAACACTTGAAGATCCCAACAGCGGAATTCCATAGAGCTGAGGCCGATGCAACTTACCTGGGTCACATGTTCTCGCAAATGATGAAAAGAATTTCTATCGGCGGACAAGCTCCACAGGTTTCAAACCTTGTTGCTTTGACTGGGAAACCTGAATTGCGTTTCCCACAAATTATCCGTCAGCCAAAACAAATGGATTTCTTCGGCGGCCTCTAA
- a CDS encoding 2Fe-2S iron-sulfur cluster-binding protein: MKPKSGKSITFLPDDKIVLVSHQDETVLNVAIRAGLPIDHTCGGFGTCGTCVVFVRAGLENLPPRNEIEAEMAQDRGFLKEERLCCQIPPVDGLVLERP, from the coding sequence ATGAAGCCTAAGTCTGGAAAATCTATAACCTTTTTACCGGACGACAAGATTGTCTTGGTGAGTCATCAGGACGAGACTGTCTTGAATGTGGCGATCCGTGCGGGTTTGCCGATAGATCATACCTGCGGTGGCTTTGGGACTTGTGGAACTTGCGTAGTTTTTGTGCGAGCGGGGCTTGAAAACCTACCCCCACGAAACGAAATTGAGGCAGAAATGGCCCAAGACAGAGGCTTTTTGAAAGAAGAGCGTCTTTGCTGCCAAATTCCACCCGTCGATGGCTTGGTTCTGGAAAGACCTTAA
- a CDS encoding ArnT family glycosyltransferase, translated as MKDLKRIWLISLLVKLVISALIPLSADEAYYWVWSHKLQLSYFDHPPMVAWLFYLGHFLEPFMHAVRWPAVLLGHCTLGFGILLFKDALSLEKIRWWMYLVLFSPLLGFGSLIVTPDLPVVFFWVLSLYLFQEVLEKKNPNSYAALGAALGLGFCAKYHIVLFVPCLLLYFIFEKKWKDIQWKWVPLTILTGLIFCTPVLLWNYQNDFASFTFQLKHGLERDSYKFSWTSSYVLGQILIIFPWVLWAALKAKLPEKLRYLYYFAWFPLVFFFLTSFRALVEANWPIIALPAVCVLAACHPQIQKWLRYYVAFWSVIIVVVLTSLFVPAIRNTNSKISEPYDFQKLSSIAHEYSPLYAASYQMAASLWYFSKVPVYKLQGISRFDFFDTLKEANPAGNRFYLVKRETNGLPEWVSQQQWTHREIKKISPDFVLLEFTRQ; from the coding sequence TTGAAAGACCTTAAGCGTATTTGGCTCATCAGCCTTCTTGTGAAGCTTGTTATTTCCGCGCTGATTCCTTTAAGTGCGGATGAAGCCTACTACTGGGTTTGGTCACATAAATTGCAGCTGAGTTATTTTGATCATCCGCCGATGGTGGCTTGGCTTTTCTATCTGGGGCATTTCCTGGAGCCCTTTATGCATGCGGTTCGATGGCCCGCTGTTCTTTTGGGTCATTGCACTTTGGGATTCGGCATACTGCTTTTTAAAGATGCCCTGAGCTTAGAGAAAATACGCTGGTGGATGTACCTCGTTCTGTTCTCTCCTCTCTTGGGATTTGGCTCATTAATTGTGACCCCGGATCTTCCCGTGGTTTTCTTTTGGGTCCTATCGCTTTATTTGTTTCAAGAAGTCCTGGAGAAAAAGAATCCTAACAGTTATGCCGCCTTGGGCGCCGCTTTGGGACTTGGCTTTTGCGCCAAATATCACATCGTCCTTTTCGTTCCCTGCCTGCTTCTTTACTTCATCTTTGAAAAGAAGTGGAAGGATATCCAGTGGAAGTGGGTTCCACTGACGATTCTGACTGGACTGATTTTCTGCACTCCTGTCCTTCTTTGGAACTATCAAAATGATTTTGCCTCTTTCACTTTTCAGCTCAAGCATGGCTTGGAACGGGACTCTTATAAATTCAGTTGGACAAGCTCTTATGTTCTTGGCCAAATTCTGATTATTTTTCCCTGGGTTTTGTGGGCGGCTCTCAAAGCGAAACTTCCTGAAAAGCTTCGCTATCTTTATTACTTTGCCTGGTTCCCTCTGGTGTTTTTCTTCCTGACTTCTTTCCGCGCCTTGGTTGAAGCCAATTGGCCGATCATTGCACTGCCTGCAGTGTGCGTACTGGCGGCTTGCCATCCACAGATCCAAAAATGGCTTCGTTACTACGTTGCCTTCTGGAGTGTCATTATCGTGGTGGTTTTGACATCTCTCTTTGTCCCCGCAATTAGAAATACAAATTCAAAGATCAGCGAACCCTATGATTTCCAGAAATTAAGCTCTATCGCTCATGAGTATTCTCCCCTTTATGCAGCTTCTTACCAAATGGCAGCGTCTCTTTGGTATTTTAGCAAAGTTCCGGTGTACAAACTTCAAGGCATCAGCCGTTTTGACTTTTTTGACACGCTTAAAGAGGCGAATCCCGCAGGAAATCGTTTTTATTTAGTGAAGCGTGAGACAAATGGTTTACCTGAATGGGTTTCTCAACAACAATGGACTCATCGAGAAATTAAAAAGATTTCTCCCGATTTTGTGTTGTTGGAATTCACGCGCCAGTAA